From the Ammospiza caudacuta isolate bAmmCau1 chromosome 1, bAmmCau1.pri, whole genome shotgun sequence genome, the window GACTTTTGTGGCTTGCGGGGTCACCCGCCGAGAGCCAGCCCAGGGAGGCCGGCGGGGACCGGCACTCCTCAAAGTCAGGGAGCTTTTCAGGCTGAGAGGCATTTTTGGCTGCTCGTTGGACGAGACCTCTCCTTGCAGGCAGACACACAGAACCCACACACACACTCGGCTGTCTCTGTGTTAGGAGAAAAAATGGAGTTCCCTTCCACTCCACAGAGCCTCTGTCGCATGGAAACCGAAGCCCACCGGGagcccccgtgtcccctccagTCCCTGCACATCCAGCAAGGCTGGCACAGGCAAACCTCCCCGCTTTAACATCCCCCGCGCAGCACTCTGAGGGCTTTGTGCCCCATCCCGCTTGGCTCTACCAATGGTCTGAGGGCAGCCCGAACGCTCgccttcctccccttccctctccctcatCCCCGTCTCTTTAGTTTGgctgaaaataatttgctttgtCTAAAGGGTTTCAGAGGCAAAGCTCGCCGGCCGCCCCGGCTGCATTAAAATTCCTGCCGGCCCAGCCTTTAGCTCAGATCGCGGCTCCCCCGAGACTCCACTTTCGCTATTACTGTCAAGTACCCTTGACTCTTTATTTTTGCCCTTTTATCTATTACAACTAATTCGAGTTCTTTTGCCCTTTTCAGTTTAAGACGTGGGCTTTCTGTAAAGCCTCCCCCTGCCACCGAGCTCTCCGGGTGCAGAGCCTTTAGAAATTGAGGGGTTTActgtcaaaatgaaaatttcacttCAAATTATCTCGGCTGATGCACGTTTTCCAGGCCGGGGGCTCCTGTCTGAGCCTTTTGACAGCCAGATCAGCAGAGGGGTTCAGTGATCTCGATAATATCATCCAAGAGAGCGAAAGTCAATACAATGACAGGGAATATGACTGGATACAATCCAATTACGGCTGCTCGCAGAGAGGGGAAGGGCTTGATCTGATCTCCGCACCTGGATTCCTTTATTCAGTCCTTGCACTAACAGGTCTCGCTAGAAACTTCGCAGGCTGGAGTATGTTATATTTTGGCTGAGTGTTTTCTCGGTTGCGTTTATAGTTGTCTTTGTATATTTCCCCCCTTTATTGtaatcttatttatttattgtgaaGAGGGGCGGACCGACGGGGAGCcgctggggtgggatgggcgAGAATGCTGGGAGGCAAGGAAAGCTCTTCTGCCTGTGCCGATGTCAGTTTGGTCCTTCGGGTGCTCTCGGTTCATCGTCGCACCGGGCGCCCAGGCTCAGGGGTTTTGGGCCGGCCCGGGTAAGCCGGTATCTATTGTTGCCTCGCAGTTCCTTTTCCAGCAGTTCTCCCTGTCTCCCGGTCCGGGGATCAGTCAAGTTTGTTCCCATTCcggggaaggaaaggaaatcttTTAAGCGCCTGTTATCTAAGCGGTAAATTGGCTGCGAGTGCTCCTGAATCACACGTCGAGAGcgctcttcctccctctctctttttgttGGCTGCACTCTATTTAATGTCAAAACGGTAAAGCATCTGTACTGAAGTGCTGAAATATTCATGGCGGATCAGCGATTCTCCGCactggcagaggagctggaaagCTAAAACGGTTCTTTAAAAGATCAAATTTTCCATGTGAATCAATTGCTCCGCGCACGGCGGAGGCGACGCCGCGGCAGAGCCCGGCCCTTGGGGGCCGACCCCCGCCCGCCCTCAGCTcgggaaggaggggagggggaagcGAGGGATgctcccgccccgccgggccTCGGAGGGGAGCCGGAGCCCCCGCTGCCGGCCCGGGACGCGGCCggggcccggcgctgccccgcggAGCGCATCCCAGCATCCCCGGGCTCCGTCCTCAGTCCCGCGGCCGCGCTGCGCCGagcctctcttcccctctcccGGCAGCCTGTTGACAGTCCTTGGAATTACCGGAGTCGGCTCCGAGGGGGAATTTGAAACATAGAAGTTGTTTGCTGCCCAATGCAAAACGCCACCACTTGTGTTACCTCTGAAACAGACAATTTATTGGAGTGAGCATACCctttaacatattttttttttgtcaagaTAAATTTGTGCAGTAGGTGTAAACTTAGTAGAAGTGCTGTTTGTGAATTATATGCTAACAAGGAAATCAGGAGGAAAAACTCTCGAGAAGTCTTTACAACTAATGTCGGCATGCCTTAAATTAAATCTGAATTAAAATTTCCCGTTTGTAAACTTTCGGATGTAAACTTTTTAAGTAGGTCTACACTATAGTACGTGCTTTTTGGACATGGAATTAAATAACTTTCACGACATTGATCCCTTAAAGTCGCAGCCAGGAGAAAATGTTCAGAACAGGAATGAGCAAAGTCTTTCCGTTGAACTGAGCAAACTGAACTTTAAATCCTCGTTTATGttgtttgtgtttaaaaaaaaaaaaaaaaggaagaaaaagtttttatttttaaatttaaactcTTGCAAGTCTCTTTTCAGTGTAGCTGACTCTTCAAGCGTTAGAAAGTCCTTTGCCCCTCGGCGGGCCTGTTAGGAACAAAACATTTTGCTTCCTGATTTGGGAAACGCCAGAAACTCTTTGTTTGAGTCATGGTGGGCCAGGTTTGAGAGCTGCCCCTTGAGCACATTGGCGCCGTTCCCCACCGCGCGTCCCAAGGCGCCCGTTTCCAGAATGGCTCCTTTGGTGGTAGCCCAGGAAACTGTTGTGTTGCTCAGGGCTTGGTTTAAAGTACTGTGCCTGAACAGGGGGTCGTGAAACACCCCGTCCACCCAGTTCCTGAGGTTGGTCACCGGCGAATCCTGGTGCCTGTCCATGACGCTGaccggggcgggagcggcggcggcggccgagcCCCCGGGCCGTTTCAGCATGCAGGAGGGGTACTCGGCCTGGTTGAGGGAGGTGGCGGTGTGCGCCAGGGACCAAATCCTGGGCTTcgcctccagcagctgctgcccctgctggaAGCACATCTTGGACTCGCAGCCGCGCTGCCGAGCGCCCAGCGGGTCGGGGCCGCACTCCTCCGCCGCCGTCTTCAGGCAGCTCCGCGCTCGCTctgccgccgcctcctcctcctcctcctcctccccggcggcggcgggcggcggcatCTTGGCGGGGAGCTCGGCGGGCCGCGGCGGGAGGCTACCGcccgggagcgggagcgggtGCGGGTGCGGGAGCGGGTGCGGGAAGGGCCGCCGCAGCTCGCACTCCGAGCTCTCCGACTCGGCGGCGTCCAAGTCCTCCAGGTCgctgagctccagctccttctcctccttgccCGTGGGTTCTGCGGGGcgggggagggggaagggacAGCAAAAACAAGACACACGGTCACTGTCGGCGCCGCActgccccgcggccgcccccACCAGCGAGGCCCGCGGCCGCCCCCACCAGCGAGGCCCGCCCCGGGGGCGAGCTGCCGGCCGAGCCCCCGCGGCCGCACCGCTAAGTGCCTGGTTTTAGCAGGGTACCCTCGGCTTTCCCGCTCTTCATCGCCTCTTCCTGCgaaccctcctcctcctcctcctcctcttcctcgtAGGGCCGCTTCTCGTCAGAGCACTTGTTCCGCGGCGGCCAGGTCATCTTGTTCTCCTTCTTGAGCCGCCGGCGGGCGTTGGCGAACCAGGTGGAGACCTGGGTGAGGGTCATCTTGGTGATGATGGCCAGCATGATCTTCTCGCCCTTGGTGGGGTAGGGGTTCTTGCggtgctcctgcagccaggccttCAGCGTGCTGGTCGTCTCTCGGGTGGCGTTTTTCCTCCGCGTCCCGCCGTCCATCGTCCCGTACCTGCGGGCACAGGGGAGCCCCCGGGATGTGACAGCTCGCTGTCGCCCCTCGCGcacctgcccacagccccggccccgccgcttgCCTGCGGCACCCCAGGAGGGCAGCTGGACCGGAGAGGGGGGAGATGGATGAGGACAGCTCGGTTTTAAGAGGAATGGGGACAGCTCAGCTTTATGAGGGAGACCAGCCTAGAAAATTCAGCAAGAAGGAAGGGTtcaaccagcagcagcagcgggcagtGCAAATTTCCACTCTGCCTTGGCGGTGGTGGCAGAAAGAGGGAAGGAATCGTCTGCTTTTATTTGCTGTAAAGTCAATGTCAACATTTCGGGCAGCAGGAAAATCCTAGCAGCTTGCGAACTCAGAGAAATACCACTTTCCTCTCGTTTTATTAGTCCTCCCCAAACAAAATTCATCGGGGTGACCCCTGGGCATAAGTGttaatagaaatatatttccTCTTACTCCTTTTATTAGTAATCTCCTTTACCCTTTTGTTCCTGAAATTGTAGGAACCTAACGCAGATGACACTGGGCTGCGACTGAATATTTAATGCACATCCTCCAGGAAAGGTCACTGGCGCCCAATGGGCCTCTGAGCTGGGAGCGGCGTGTAAGGGGGTTTGCGCTGCTTTAAAACTAATAAATATACACGGGATGCCCAAGCCTGACTCCGCGCACGGAAAGATAATTACGGCCCCGGTAAAGAGGGATTGCCCCCCGCGCTACCGCCCGCCCGGGGGGCGGAGGACCTCGCGTGGGTGCGGGAAAGGGGAGGCGACACGGCTGGGGCCGGGAGATGCTGAGAGGCGAGCGGGCAGGctggcggagcggggcggggtTGGCGGGCGGGggtggcggggccgggggcagcgagcggggccgggctgggcacgGCGCTTACCTGTCGTACTGGTACTGGCTGAGGGTGTGATCGTAGGGGTAGTAGGCAGCCGCGGGGGCGATGCCCGCATGCGCAGAGCCGCTCCCGTCCTTCGCCTCCAAACTGTTCTGCAAGAGACGCCGCCCGCCGCCCTCAGGCCCCGCCGCCCTCAGGCCCCGGCACCGGCACAGCCCGGACCGCGCTCGGCACCGCCGCCCTCAGCCCCCGGcacccctgcccggctcccccgCCCGGCTCCCCCGGcacccctgcccggctcccccgCCCCGCGGCCCGACCGGACCTTCGCGGGGGCCCCTCGGCCACGGCGCCCAGCGACATCAATAGGGACATTAACTCGCGCTGTTACGgtgcaaggggaaaaaaaagaggcaaagaaaaaaaaaaaaaaaaggaaaataaaaaaaaaggctgtgtGGGAAGACcgcatcttttttttttttttttgcaagccTGGGTATGGGTCGCCCTGAACTGCCCGCCCGGACGGGCCCTCGGCAGCTCTTCAGGCGCGACTTTTAATTGCGTTACCGTGAGGGGCGAGCGCCGGGCAGGCGCAGCTGCTGACCGcggggctgggcccggggcgcggcggggcgcaGGAGAAgcgcccggggctgcccccgccCGGGGAGGGGGTCCCGCCCAGCCGCCCCCGGGGcccgggagggagggagggagcgagcATCTCCCGGGCGGCTTACCAGGGAGTAGAAGGCGGGAGCCTCTGTCCCGTAGGTCACGTAGTTTCCATAGCCCTGGGGCCCGGCGTAGGGCCCGCCGTAGACGCCCAGGGCGGCGGCGGAGTTGAGCTCGTGGCGGGCGGTGGCGAGCAGGCGGCTCTCGTACACCGGGCAGTACACGGGCGTCTGCGCCGAGGCGGCCGCCCCCGTCTCCGCCAGCGTGCGGCTGCTGGACTCGCAGCAGGTCGTCAGGGAGTTGGTGCTCATCAGGAACTGCAGGGAAAGAGAGCGGCGCTGAGGGCGGGGTGGGGGGAACTTCCCAAAGTGCAACCAAGTTTGGGGTCGGTTGCTTTTGGATTGTGTGGGTTTGGtagggttttgtttgggttcggtttggttttgggttttttttttttcccaaaatcagGTCGTAGCTTTGGGGTGTCGCCCgccctcctgcctcctctgGAGTATTTTACTTCAATCGTGATAGAAACGCTCTGCAGAAGCGCAGAGGTGCAAGTATTTCATGAGTTTTTTAGAACGActccacaacaacaacaacaaccaaacgCCCCGTGACTGTGGATGTTTAATCCTCTATAATACATTCCTCAGGCCCTCTGCATTTAAAAGCTAACTTTTCCTGGGGTGTTTTCACAAGACTGGGGTTTACACCGTTTTCTCCTCTTGCAGCACAATGATCCCCATCTGCGTTTTTAAACCCTTTTTTTCGAAGTCATTCATGCATATTTATTTTGACTGCAGATTTGTAGCAGCCACGCACGCATCTGTTATTAACCTGCTGGTTTAGAATATCCCATTCTTTTTCTACGGGCCGGACCTCTGTACATCCATGTTTAATTGATAAACTGTGAATTTAATcgtgaaaggaaaaaaaaaaacaaacggGAGGGGGGGCGAGGTGCGGGTGGGGGTTGGGGATCTCCAGCTCCCCTTCTCACCTCTCTCATCTCTGTAATCATCTCCCACGCGTCTTTATCACCCCCAAACACCCCGAATCCCGCGTGTTTCGTCCCATTTTAAAACTGGTGCCCGACACAGAACTTGGGTGCCTTGTAAAGCTGCGGAACAGCATCTGCTTTGCCGCTACCGCAGGCGGAGAggatccctgcagccctcatCCCGGACGGAAGGCATCGATAAGGACTGAAATTCAATCAATTAACGTTGGCAGGCAAAAAGTCTTACCTGGGGTGCAGAGGAGTAAGGGTAGCCAAACTGAGGATAGGACATGGTACAGAGGCTCCCAGTTATCTAGAAACAAGGCGAGGCGTCTGATCTGCACGCTAttgcagcctggctctgctctgttgTACCAATTGATTGGTAACCACAGGTCCCTAGATGCTTATAGGACGAAGCAGAAAAccacatttaatttatttacatgaaaacttaaacttttttttttctttttaaatatgtaCGGCGATTTTAGCACCTTCCCCGCTACAGCTACGACACAGAAATAATTGTTACATGTAGGCTCCAAGGCTGGCAGACGTGACGGCAAAAACAAATACTTTGCACCCACGGAAAAATACAAGGTGGGAAGAAGAAAAGTGATACAAATGCATCAGCTCACAAGCACGTTGTTTTAAAAGAGCCGAGACCTCTG encodes:
- the IRX4 gene encoding iroquois-class homeodomain protein IRX-4; this translates as MSYPQFGYPYSSAPQFLMSTNSLTTCCESSSRTLAETGAAASAQTPVYCPVYESRLLATARHELNSAAALGVYGGPYAGPQGYGNYVTYGTEAPAFYSLNSLEAKDGSGSAHAGIAPAAAYYPYDHTLSQYQYDRYGTMDGGTRRKNATRETTSTLKAWLQEHRKNPYPTKGEKIMLAIITKMTLTQVSTWFANARRRLKKENKMTWPPRNKCSDEKRPYEEEEEEEEEGSQEEAMKSGKAEEPTGKEEKELELSDLEDLDAAESESSECELRRPFPHPLPHPHPLPLPGGSLPPRPAELPAKMPPPAAAGEEEEEEEAAAERARSCLKTAAEECGPDPLGARQRGCESKMCFQQGQQLLEAKPRIWSLAHTATSLNQAEYPSCMLKRPGGSAAAAAPAPVSVMDRHQDSPVTNLRNWVDGVFHDPLFRHSTLNQALSNTTVSWATTKGAILETGALGRAVGNGANVLKGQLSNLAHHDSNKEFLAFPKSGSKMFCS